In Stigmatopora argus isolate UIUO_Sarg chromosome 17, RoL_Sarg_1.0, whole genome shotgun sequence, the following are encoded in one genomic region:
- the spata13 gene encoding spermatogenesis-associated protein 13 isoform X2, which produces MRLFSSSRKDSFTDSATESPVGLSAFGMVDSFKKLRSAVLQGIQSRGASGLDAKRPTENVNTVPNDAGDYLSNGNPRAGHCDSDVEEEIDESLQRNSRLSRSMRKAFGAGRIVMSDKNEERVVAGRTEHKKAKISRQTENISHTTVLSSLSKSADDLHLFKMPFGRKAPTPSAPQRSASSNGSLNIQRTSSASSADFADRRKSSLRVKVPMLTLVGSMTDLNIMRRQSRSPSPSPSTPMSPLSRLHDDYTRRVPCLSVSERRRRPSPVRARVMSAGHSVLVHASPERHVVGEDGSLVITTCGFVTGDRSQPEEDRPNEVTSEEERQEVSGQGDGDSSETSTSPLSPVFLSESHASPPAETAAIKSRRRSGRTRPRPISDYGQLLSRRHCIPEEAAELNPEERTQSLDRQCIQNGVCESREECAPDGKIPGKRQRRPISVMGVEDLYSPHEDHLPSPLTRPPVPSHQVPPYKAISARFRPTTLSQSTPIGLDRVGRKKLHRVLSDGASDASVPPDDSVSEEEEEEGSFDTDVTPYLEPGVKLSALVEWISSGHAVYAEALWDHVTMEEQELAFKAGDVIRILDASHKDWWWGRGPEKEAWFPSCFVRVRVNQEDSSAGSVESVAEQEDTVRREAHVSHHRQQMRTNVVQEIMNTERIYIKHLKDICEGYIRQCRKHPDMFTDPQLKTIFSNIEDIFHFQRRFLRDLEKKHNKEQPHLSDIGSCFLLQGDGFSIYSEYCNTHPAACSELQRLMKSGRYKHFFEWCRLRQQMIDISIAGFLLTPVQKICKYPLQLGELLKYTPKDHSDHSGVSDAYEAMKNVASLINERKRRLESVDAIAHWQVAILHWEGPDVLVRSSELIHSGELSRMPRQGKMQQRSFFLFDHQLVFCKKDVLRRDLLHYRGRLDMDLTEVLDVADGRDQDLGLTLKNAMRLRHAETLEFVCMLCCRKLQDKERWLQAFSKERRRVKEDQEMGIEISEEQRKQAIANARRAKQGKIKTVGYSGSVPPHHQTLHPLHQRHVTIPTSVPQQQVFSLAEPPKRKPYQLLSSITRNAFFKKST; this is translated from the exons ATGAGGCTGTTTTCCAGCTCCAGGAAGGATTCTTTCACGGACTCCGCCACCGAAAGTCCCGTCGGCCTCTCTGCATTCGGCATGGTTGACTCTTTTAAAAAACTTCGCTCCGCAGTGCTCCAGGGGATTCAGAGTCGTGGAGCGAGTGGACTCGACGCCAAGCGTCCGACTGAAAACGTCAACACCGTCCCAAACGACGCCGGCGATTATCTGTCGAACGGAAATCCCAGGGCCGGTCACTGCGACTCCGACGTCGAAGAGGAAATTGACGAAAGCCTCCAGCGCAATTCCCGCTTATCCCGGAGCATGAGGAAAGCGTTCGGGGCGGGACGGATTGTCATGTCGGATAAAAATGAGGAGCGTGTGGTGGCAGGTAGGACCGAACATAAGAAAGCAAAGATCAGCAGGCAAACGGAAAACATTTCTCATACGACCGTGCTGAGCAGTTTGAGTAAGAGCGCGGATGACCTCCACCTTTTCAAAATGCCGTTTGGTCGCAAGGCCCCCACGCCGTCTGCCCCCCAGAGGAGTGCCTCGTCCAACGGGTCGCTGAACATCCAGAGGACCAGCAGCGCCTCCTCGGCCGACTTCGCCGATCGCAGGAAGAGCTCGTTGAGGGTGAAGGTACCCATGTTGACGCTGGTCGGCAGCATGACCGACCTGAACATCATGCGCAGGCAGAGTCGCTCGCCCTCCCCGAGCCCTTCCACCCCGATGTCGCCCTTGAGCCGTCTCCACGACGACTACACCCGACGCGTGCCTTGCCTGAGCGTCAGTGAGCGCCGGCGCCGACCCTCGCCCGTCAGAGCTCGGGTCATGTCCGCGGGGCACTCCGTTCTGGTTCACGCGTCACCCGAGCGTCACGTTGTCGGAGAAGATGGATCCCTGGTGATCACCACGTGCGGGTTTGTGACGGGAGACCGATCCCAACCCGAAGAAGACCGACCCAATGAG GTGACGTCAGAGGAGGAAAGACAGGAAGTGTCCGGCCAAGGAGACGGTGACTCCTCGGAAACAAGCACCTCTCCCCTCTCCCCGGTCTTCCTCTCGGAGTCCCACGCGTCACCCCCCGCCGAGACCGCCGCCATCAAGTCCCGGCGACGCAGCGGTCGCACCAGACCGCGGCCCATCTCGGACTACGGACAGCTGCTCTCCAGGAGGCACTGCATTCCCGAGGAGGCGGCCGAGTTGAACCCCGAAGAAAGGACGCAGTCCCTCGATCGGCAATGCATCCAGAACGGGGTTTGCGAAAGCAGGGAGGAGTGCGCTCCGGACGGGAAAATCCCGGGCAAGCGACAACGGAGACCTATATCCGTAATGGGAGTGGAGGACTTGTACTCCCCCCACGAGGACCACCTTCCCTCT CCTCTGACACGGCCACCGGTCCCCTCCCATCAAGTGCCCCCCTACAAAGCCATTTCGGCCAGGTTCCGCCCCACCACCCTCTCCCAGAGCACCCCCATCGGACTGGACCGCGTGGGCAGGAAAAAGCTGCACCGAGTTCTTAGCG ATGGCGCTTCGGACGCTTCGGTACCGCCGGACGACAGCGTGagtgaagaggaagaggaagaaggtaGCTTTGACACCGATGTCACGCCATACCTGGAACCGGGCGTCAAACTTTCTGCGCTGGTCGAG TGGATAAGCTCAGGCCACGCCGTGTACGCCGAAGCCCTGTGGGACCATGTGACCATGGAGGAGCAGGAGCTGGCCTTCAAGGCGGGGGACGTAATCCGCATCCTTGATGCCTCGCACAAGGACTGGTGGTGGGGCAGGGGGCCCGAGAAGGAGGCCTGGTTCCCGTCCTGCTTTGTCCGG GTGCGAGTGAACCAGGAGGACTCGAGCGCCGGGAGCGTGGAAAGCGTGGCGGAGCAAGAGGACACGGTTCGCCGGGAGGCGCACGTCAGCCATCACAGGCAGCAGATGAGGACCAACGTGGTGCAGGAGATTATGAACACAGAAAGGATCTACATTAAGCATCTGAAAGATATTTGCGAG GGCTATATCCGGCAGTGCCGCAAGCACCCAGACATGTTCACTGATCCGCAACTGAAGACCATCTTCAGCAACATCGAGGACATCTTCCACTTCCAGAGGCGCTTCCTACGCGACTTGGAGAAGAAGCACAACAAGGAGCAGCCGCATCTCAGCGACATCGGCTCGTGCTTCCTTTTGCAG GGCGACGGCTTTTCCATCTACTCGGAGTACTGTAACACGCACCCGGCAGCCTGCTCCGAGCTGCAGCGCTTGATGAAATCCGGCCGCTACAAGCACTTCTTCGAGTGGTGCCGCCTCCGCCAACAGATGATTGACATCTCAATCGCCGGTTTCCTGCTCACTCCTGTGCAGAAGATCTGCAAATATCCCCTGCAGCTGGGGGAGCTGCTCAAGTACACACCCAAAGACCACAG TGATCACAGTGGTGTGAGCGACGCGTACGAGGCCATGAAGAACGTGGCGAGTCTGATCAACGAACGGAAGAGACGGCTAGAGAGCGTCGACGCCATCGCTCACTGGCAGGTGGCCATTCTTCACTGGGAG GGCCCCGACGTGCTAGTACGCAGCTCCGAGTTGATCCACTCGGGGGAGCTGAGTCGAATGCCACGGCAGGGGAAAATGCAGCAACGTAGCTTCTTCCTGTTCGACCATCAGCTGGTCTTTTGCAAGAAGGACGTTCTCCGCCGGGATCTACTTCACTATCGAGGCCGTCTGGACATGGACCTCACCGAAGTGCTCGACGTCGCCGACGGGAGGGACCAGGACCTGGGCCTGACCCTGAAGAACGCCATGCGCCTGCGCCACGCTGAAACGCTGGAGTTTGTGTGCATGCTGTGCTGCAGGAAGCTTCAGGACAAGGAAAGGTGGCTTCAAGCCTTTAGCAAGGAGAGGAGGCGGGTCAAGGAGGACCAGGAGATGG GAATAGAAATCAGTGAGGAGCAAAGAAAGCAAGCTATTGCCAATGCCAGAAGAGCCAAACAGGGCAAAATCAAGA CTGTGGGCTACTCTGGTTCGGTGCCGCCGCATCACCAAACTCTCCACCCTCTCCACCAACGGCACGTCACCATCCCCACCAGCGTACCCCAGCAGCAGGTGTTTTCTCTGGCTGAACCCCCCAAACGGAAACCTTACCAGTTGCTTTCCAGCATCACCCGCAATGCCTTTTTCAAGAAATCAACTTGA
- the spata13 gene encoding spermatogenesis-associated protein 13 isoform X1 — MAKKAPGGGNTATMSRAEPEDRVSSTSEDSLPPSGLPSSNGEPPTRSRPLGDLYPFHGQPERIVVSYLQPVTVGPAADTDDNLTNGVDFSSGKPGSSRIMRLFSSSRKDSFTDSATESPVGLSAFGMVDSFKKLRSAVLQGIQSRGASGLDAKRPTENVNTVPNDAGDYLSNGNPRAGHCDSDVEEEIDESLQRNSRLSRSMRKAFGAGRIVMSDKNEERVVAGRTEHKKAKISRQTENISHTTVLSSLSKSADDLHLFKMPFGRKAPTPSAPQRSASSNGSLNIQRTSSASSADFADRRKSSLRVKVPMLTLVGSMTDLNIMRRQSRSPSPSPSTPMSPLSRLHDDYTRRVPCLSVSERRRRPSPVRARVMSAGHSVLVHASPERHVVGEDGSLVITTCGFVTGDRSQPEEDRPNEVTSEEERQEVSGQGDGDSSETSTSPLSPVFLSESHASPPAETAAIKSRRRSGRTRPRPISDYGQLLSRRHCIPEEAAELNPEERTQSLDRQCIQNGVCESREECAPDGKIPGKRQRRPISVMGVEDLYSPHEDHLPSPLTRPPVPSHQVPPYKAISARFRPTTLSQSTPIGLDRVGRKKLHRVLSDGASDASVPPDDSVSEEEEEEGSFDTDVTPYLEPGVKLSALVEWISSGHAVYAEALWDHVTMEEQELAFKAGDVIRILDASHKDWWWGRGPEKEAWFPSCFVRVRVNQEDSSAGSVESVAEQEDTVRREAHVSHHRQQMRTNVVQEIMNTERIYIKHLKDICEGYIRQCRKHPDMFTDPQLKTIFSNIEDIFHFQRRFLRDLEKKHNKEQPHLSDIGSCFLLQGDGFSIYSEYCNTHPAACSELQRLMKSGRYKHFFEWCRLRQQMIDISIAGFLLTPVQKICKYPLQLGELLKYTPKDHSDHSGVSDAYEAMKNVASLINERKRRLESVDAIAHWQVAILHWEGPDVLVRSSELIHSGELSRMPRQGKMQQRSFFLFDHQLVFCKKDVLRRDLLHYRGRLDMDLTEVLDVADGRDQDLGLTLKNAMRLRHAETLEFVCMLCCRKLQDKERWLQAFSKERRRVKEDQEMGIEISEEQRKQAIANARRAKQGKIKTVGYSGSVPPHHQTLHPLHQRHVTIPTSVPQQQVFSLAEPPKRKPYQLLSSITRNAFFKKST, encoded by the exons ATGGCTAAAAAGGCACCAGGAGGGGGAAATACAGCGACTATGAGTCGG GCAGAACCGGAGGACAGAGTCTCGTCTACAAGTGAAgactctctccctccctctggcCTCCCCTCCTCCAACGGAGAACCTCCGACCCGGAGTCGCCCCCTCGGCGACTTGTACCCGTTTCACGGTCAACCCGAGAGGATTGTCGTGTCGTACTTGCAGCCGGTCACCGTAGGCCCAGCCGCCGACACCGACGATAACCTCACGAACGGTGTCGACTTCTCTTCTGGGAAGCCCGGGTCCTCAAGAATCATGAGGCTGTTTTCCAGCTCCAGGAAGGATTCTTTCACGGACTCCGCCACCGAAAGTCCCGTCGGCCTCTCTGCATTCGGCATGGTTGACTCTTTTAAAAAACTTCGCTCCGCAGTGCTCCAGGGGATTCAGAGTCGTGGAGCGAGTGGACTCGACGCCAAGCGTCCGACTGAAAACGTCAACACCGTCCCAAACGACGCCGGCGATTATCTGTCGAACGGAAATCCCAGGGCCGGTCACTGCGACTCCGACGTCGAAGAGGAAATTGACGAAAGCCTCCAGCGCAATTCCCGCTTATCCCGGAGCATGAGGAAAGCGTTCGGGGCGGGACGGATTGTCATGTCGGATAAAAATGAGGAGCGTGTGGTGGCAGGTAGGACCGAACATAAGAAAGCAAAGATCAGCAGGCAAACGGAAAACATTTCTCATACGACCGTGCTGAGCAGTTTGAGTAAGAGCGCGGATGACCTCCACCTTTTCAAAATGCCGTTTGGTCGCAAGGCCCCCACGCCGTCTGCCCCCCAGAGGAGTGCCTCGTCCAACGGGTCGCTGAACATCCAGAGGACCAGCAGCGCCTCCTCGGCCGACTTCGCCGATCGCAGGAAGAGCTCGTTGAGGGTGAAGGTACCCATGTTGACGCTGGTCGGCAGCATGACCGACCTGAACATCATGCGCAGGCAGAGTCGCTCGCCCTCCCCGAGCCCTTCCACCCCGATGTCGCCCTTGAGCCGTCTCCACGACGACTACACCCGACGCGTGCCTTGCCTGAGCGTCAGTGAGCGCCGGCGCCGACCCTCGCCCGTCAGAGCTCGGGTCATGTCCGCGGGGCACTCCGTTCTGGTTCACGCGTCACCCGAGCGTCACGTTGTCGGAGAAGATGGATCCCTGGTGATCACCACGTGCGGGTTTGTGACGGGAGACCGATCCCAACCCGAAGAAGACCGACCCAATGAG GTGACGTCAGAGGAGGAAAGACAGGAAGTGTCCGGCCAAGGAGACGGTGACTCCTCGGAAACAAGCACCTCTCCCCTCTCCCCGGTCTTCCTCTCGGAGTCCCACGCGTCACCCCCCGCCGAGACCGCCGCCATCAAGTCCCGGCGACGCAGCGGTCGCACCAGACCGCGGCCCATCTCGGACTACGGACAGCTGCTCTCCAGGAGGCACTGCATTCCCGAGGAGGCGGCCGAGTTGAACCCCGAAGAAAGGACGCAGTCCCTCGATCGGCAATGCATCCAGAACGGGGTTTGCGAAAGCAGGGAGGAGTGCGCTCCGGACGGGAAAATCCCGGGCAAGCGACAACGGAGACCTATATCCGTAATGGGAGTGGAGGACTTGTACTCCCCCCACGAGGACCACCTTCCCTCT CCTCTGACACGGCCACCGGTCCCCTCCCATCAAGTGCCCCCCTACAAAGCCATTTCGGCCAGGTTCCGCCCCACCACCCTCTCCCAGAGCACCCCCATCGGACTGGACCGCGTGGGCAGGAAAAAGCTGCACCGAGTTCTTAGCG ATGGCGCTTCGGACGCTTCGGTACCGCCGGACGACAGCGTGagtgaagaggaagaggaagaaggtaGCTTTGACACCGATGTCACGCCATACCTGGAACCGGGCGTCAAACTTTCTGCGCTGGTCGAG TGGATAAGCTCAGGCCACGCCGTGTACGCCGAAGCCCTGTGGGACCATGTGACCATGGAGGAGCAGGAGCTGGCCTTCAAGGCGGGGGACGTAATCCGCATCCTTGATGCCTCGCACAAGGACTGGTGGTGGGGCAGGGGGCCCGAGAAGGAGGCCTGGTTCCCGTCCTGCTTTGTCCGG GTGCGAGTGAACCAGGAGGACTCGAGCGCCGGGAGCGTGGAAAGCGTGGCGGAGCAAGAGGACACGGTTCGCCGGGAGGCGCACGTCAGCCATCACAGGCAGCAGATGAGGACCAACGTGGTGCAGGAGATTATGAACACAGAAAGGATCTACATTAAGCATCTGAAAGATATTTGCGAG GGCTATATCCGGCAGTGCCGCAAGCACCCAGACATGTTCACTGATCCGCAACTGAAGACCATCTTCAGCAACATCGAGGACATCTTCCACTTCCAGAGGCGCTTCCTACGCGACTTGGAGAAGAAGCACAACAAGGAGCAGCCGCATCTCAGCGACATCGGCTCGTGCTTCCTTTTGCAG GGCGACGGCTTTTCCATCTACTCGGAGTACTGTAACACGCACCCGGCAGCCTGCTCCGAGCTGCAGCGCTTGATGAAATCCGGCCGCTACAAGCACTTCTTCGAGTGGTGCCGCCTCCGCCAACAGATGATTGACATCTCAATCGCCGGTTTCCTGCTCACTCCTGTGCAGAAGATCTGCAAATATCCCCTGCAGCTGGGGGAGCTGCTCAAGTACACACCCAAAGACCACAG TGATCACAGTGGTGTGAGCGACGCGTACGAGGCCATGAAGAACGTGGCGAGTCTGATCAACGAACGGAAGAGACGGCTAGAGAGCGTCGACGCCATCGCTCACTGGCAGGTGGCCATTCTTCACTGGGAG GGCCCCGACGTGCTAGTACGCAGCTCCGAGTTGATCCACTCGGGGGAGCTGAGTCGAATGCCACGGCAGGGGAAAATGCAGCAACGTAGCTTCTTCCTGTTCGACCATCAGCTGGTCTTTTGCAAGAAGGACGTTCTCCGCCGGGATCTACTTCACTATCGAGGCCGTCTGGACATGGACCTCACCGAAGTGCTCGACGTCGCCGACGGGAGGGACCAGGACCTGGGCCTGACCCTGAAGAACGCCATGCGCCTGCGCCACGCTGAAACGCTGGAGTTTGTGTGCATGCTGTGCTGCAGGAAGCTTCAGGACAAGGAAAGGTGGCTTCAAGCCTTTAGCAAGGAGAGGAGGCGGGTCAAGGAGGACCAGGAGATGG GAATAGAAATCAGTGAGGAGCAAAGAAAGCAAGCTATTGCCAATGCCAGAAGAGCCAAACAGGGCAAAATCAAGA CTGTGGGCTACTCTGGTTCGGTGCCGCCGCATCACCAAACTCTCCACCCTCTCCACCAACGGCACGTCACCATCCCCACCAGCGTACCCCAGCAGCAGGTGTTTTCTCTGGCTGAACCCCCCAAACGGAAACCTTACCAGTTGCTTTCCAGCATCACCCGCAATGCCTTTTTCAAGAAATCAACTTGA
- the spata13 gene encoding spermatogenesis-associated protein 13 isoform X3 has protein sequence MCFTMVLALCVPFRCVCGGPDPDGENRKVTSEEERQEVSGQGDGDSSETSTSPLSPVFLSESHASPPAETAAIKSRRRSGRTRPRPISDYGQLLSRRHCIPEEAAELNPEERTQSLDRQCIQNGVCESREECAPDGKIPGKRQRRPISVMGVEDLYSPHEDHLPSPLTRPPVPSHQVPPYKAISARFRPTTLSQSTPIGLDRVGRKKLHRVLSDGASDASVPPDDSVSEEEEEEGSFDTDVTPYLEPGVKLSALVEWISSGHAVYAEALWDHVTMEEQELAFKAGDVIRILDASHKDWWWGRGPEKEAWFPSCFVRVRVNQEDSSAGSVESVAEQEDTVRREAHVSHHRQQMRTNVVQEIMNTERIYIKHLKDICEGYIRQCRKHPDMFTDPQLKTIFSNIEDIFHFQRRFLRDLEKKHNKEQPHLSDIGSCFLLQGDGFSIYSEYCNTHPAACSELQRLMKSGRYKHFFEWCRLRQQMIDISIAGFLLTPVQKICKYPLQLGELLKYTPKDHSDHSGVSDAYEAMKNVASLINERKRRLESVDAIAHWQVAILHWEGPDVLVRSSELIHSGELSRMPRQGKMQQRSFFLFDHQLVFCKKDVLRRDLLHYRGRLDMDLTEVLDVADGRDQDLGLTLKNAMRLRHAETLEFVCMLCCRKLQDKERWLQAFSKERRRVKEDQEMGIEISEEQRKQAIANARRAKQGKIKTVGYSGSVPPHHQTLHPLHQRHVTIPTSVPQQQVFSLAEPPKRKPYQLLSSITRNAFFKKST, from the exons ATGTGTTTCACAATGGTGCTTGCACTCTGTGTGCCTTTCCGCTGTGTGTGTGGCGGTCCCGATCCAGACGGGGAGAACCGAAAG GTGACGTCAGAGGAGGAAAGACAGGAAGTGTCCGGCCAAGGAGACGGTGACTCCTCGGAAACAAGCACCTCTCCCCTCTCCCCGGTCTTCCTCTCGGAGTCCCACGCGTCACCCCCCGCCGAGACCGCCGCCATCAAGTCCCGGCGACGCAGCGGTCGCACCAGACCGCGGCCCATCTCGGACTACGGACAGCTGCTCTCCAGGAGGCACTGCATTCCCGAGGAGGCGGCCGAGTTGAACCCCGAAGAAAGGACGCAGTCCCTCGATCGGCAATGCATCCAGAACGGGGTTTGCGAAAGCAGGGAGGAGTGCGCTCCGGACGGGAAAATCCCGGGCAAGCGACAACGGAGACCTATATCCGTAATGGGAGTGGAGGACTTGTACTCCCCCCACGAGGACCACCTTCCCTCT CCTCTGACACGGCCACCGGTCCCCTCCCATCAAGTGCCCCCCTACAAAGCCATTTCGGCCAGGTTCCGCCCCACCACCCTCTCCCAGAGCACCCCCATCGGACTGGACCGCGTGGGCAGGAAAAAGCTGCACCGAGTTCTTAGCG ATGGCGCTTCGGACGCTTCGGTACCGCCGGACGACAGCGTGagtgaagaggaagaggaagaaggtaGCTTTGACACCGATGTCACGCCATACCTGGAACCGGGCGTCAAACTTTCTGCGCTGGTCGAG TGGATAAGCTCAGGCCACGCCGTGTACGCCGAAGCCCTGTGGGACCATGTGACCATGGAGGAGCAGGAGCTGGCCTTCAAGGCGGGGGACGTAATCCGCATCCTTGATGCCTCGCACAAGGACTGGTGGTGGGGCAGGGGGCCCGAGAAGGAGGCCTGGTTCCCGTCCTGCTTTGTCCGG GTGCGAGTGAACCAGGAGGACTCGAGCGCCGGGAGCGTGGAAAGCGTGGCGGAGCAAGAGGACACGGTTCGCCGGGAGGCGCACGTCAGCCATCACAGGCAGCAGATGAGGACCAACGTGGTGCAGGAGATTATGAACACAGAAAGGATCTACATTAAGCATCTGAAAGATATTTGCGAG GGCTATATCCGGCAGTGCCGCAAGCACCCAGACATGTTCACTGATCCGCAACTGAAGACCATCTTCAGCAACATCGAGGACATCTTCCACTTCCAGAGGCGCTTCCTACGCGACTTGGAGAAGAAGCACAACAAGGAGCAGCCGCATCTCAGCGACATCGGCTCGTGCTTCCTTTTGCAG GGCGACGGCTTTTCCATCTACTCGGAGTACTGTAACACGCACCCGGCAGCCTGCTCCGAGCTGCAGCGCTTGATGAAATCCGGCCGCTACAAGCACTTCTTCGAGTGGTGCCGCCTCCGCCAACAGATGATTGACATCTCAATCGCCGGTTTCCTGCTCACTCCTGTGCAGAAGATCTGCAAATATCCCCTGCAGCTGGGGGAGCTGCTCAAGTACACACCCAAAGACCACAG TGATCACAGTGGTGTGAGCGACGCGTACGAGGCCATGAAGAACGTGGCGAGTCTGATCAACGAACGGAAGAGACGGCTAGAGAGCGTCGACGCCATCGCTCACTGGCAGGTGGCCATTCTTCACTGGGAG GGCCCCGACGTGCTAGTACGCAGCTCCGAGTTGATCCACTCGGGGGAGCTGAGTCGAATGCCACGGCAGGGGAAAATGCAGCAACGTAGCTTCTTCCTGTTCGACCATCAGCTGGTCTTTTGCAAGAAGGACGTTCTCCGCCGGGATCTACTTCACTATCGAGGCCGTCTGGACATGGACCTCACCGAAGTGCTCGACGTCGCCGACGGGAGGGACCAGGACCTGGGCCTGACCCTGAAGAACGCCATGCGCCTGCGCCACGCTGAAACGCTGGAGTTTGTGTGCATGCTGTGCTGCAGGAAGCTTCAGGACAAGGAAAGGTGGCTTCAAGCCTTTAGCAAGGAGAGGAGGCGGGTCAAGGAGGACCAGGAGATGG GAATAGAAATCAGTGAGGAGCAAAGAAAGCAAGCTATTGCCAATGCCAGAAGAGCCAAACAGGGCAAAATCAAGA CTGTGGGCTACTCTGGTTCGGTGCCGCCGCATCACCAAACTCTCCACCCTCTCCACCAACGGCACGTCACCATCCCCACCAGCGTACCCCAGCAGCAGGTGTTTTCTCTGGCTGAACCCCCCAAACGGAAACCTTACCAGTTGCTTTCCAGCATCACCCGCAATGCCTTTTTCAAGAAATCAACTTGA
- the c1qtnf9 gene encoding complement C1q and tumor necrosis factor-related protein 9A has product MSITILAVPLLLLLLGRDGVAQDDSLVGNNKGCVCGYPGIPGDPGHNGAPGRDGRDGLRGEKGDTGGLGVTGLAGKDGPKGETGEPGPPGPAGLKGRRGDNGDPGPPGNMGPQGIEGPLGLKGSKGELGLPGSQGRKGEEGISGPQGPKGETGLRGDRGVPGPTGPLGRQGFKGEVGALGSKGSIGHRGERGSRGETGDKGERGEPCVVSKSAFSVGLTAQSKLPAPNMPIRFDRIIYNQQNHYDPQTGRFTCSEGGVYFFAYYVTVFSRNVKVALVKNGVRILHTADSYQSGEDQAAGGAVLPLDPGDKVWLQVVGDELFNGLFADDDDDTTFSGFLIFAA; this is encoded by the exons ATGTCCATCACGATCCTCGCCGTTCCTCTCTTGCTCCTCCTGCTGGGACGCGACGGCGTTGCGCAGGACGACAGCCTCGTAGGCAATAACAAAGGTTGCGTTTGTGGCTATCCCGGCATCCCCGGGGACCCGGGCCACAACGGGGCACCTGGAAGAGACGGCAGGGACGGTCTCCGAGGCGAGAAAGGAGACACGG GTGGACTCGGCGTGACGGGACTGGCTGGAAAGGACGGACCAAAGGGAGAGACCGGGGAACCCG GTCCACCTGGTCCAGCGGGGCTAAAGGGGCGAAGGGGGGACAACGGAGACCCAGGACCCCCGGGGAATATGGGGCCCCAAGGTATTGAAGGGCCTCTCGGTCTGAAGGGAAGCAAAGGCGAGCTTGGGTTACCCGGATCACAGGGACGGAAAGGAGAAGAGGGAATTTCTGGGCCGCAAGGTCCGAAAGGGGAAACGGGCCTTCGCGGGGACCGAGGCGTTCCGGGACCCACGGGTCCCCTGGGCCGGCAGGGGTTCAAAGGGGAGGTGGGCGCTCTAGGCTCCAAAGGGAGCATTGGCCACAGGGGGGAACGGGGGTCTCGCGGGGAAACGGGGGACAAGGGCGAGCGGGGAGAACCCTGCGTGGTCTCCAAAAGCGCCTTTTCCGTGGGACTCACGGCGCAGAGCAAACTACCCGCTCCAAATATGCCCATCCGGTTTGACAGGATTATTTACAACCAACAAAATCATTACGATCCCCAAACAGGAAGGTTCACATGTTCGGAGGGTGGCGTGTACTTCTTCGCCTACTACGTCACGGTGTTCTCCAGGAACGTGAAGGTGGCCCTGGTGAAGAACGGAGTCAGGATACTCCACACCGCAGACAGTTACCAGAGTGGTGAGGATCAGGCGGCCGGGGGTGCCGTGCTGCCCCTGGACCCTGGGGACAAGGTGTGGCTCCAAGTGGTCGGAGACGAGCTCTTTAACGGGCTTTTCgccgatgacgatgacgacacCACGTTCTCCGGGTTCCTGATTTTTGCAGCGTGA